In the genome of Deinococcus misasensis DSM 22328, one region contains:
- a CDS encoding YraN family protein — translation MKGQDAEDRALQHLLQQGHVLLVRNFRIRGGEIDLITRDPAGTVVFTEVKHRTGTAFGHPLETITSRKGRLLWRAALRYLGRDDVACRFDAISITGKVDSGPLEHFCDVLQDAGF, via the coding sequence ATGAAAGGTCAAGACGCGGAAGACCGGGCTTTGCAGCACCTGTTGCAGCAGGGGCATGTGTTGCTGGTGCGCAATTTTCGCATCCGGGGGGGCGAAATTGACCTGATCACCCGAGATCCAGCAGGCACCGTGGTCTTCACCGAGGTCAAACACCGCACAGGGACGGCGTTCGGGCATCCTCTGGAAACCATCACCTCCAGAAAAGGCCGACTGCTCTGGCGTGCGGCTTTGCGGTATCTGGGCCGGGACGATGTGGCCTGCCGTTTTGACGCCATTTCGATCACAGGCAAGGTGGATTCCGGTCCTCTGGAGCATTTCTGCGATGTCTTGCAAGATGCCGGGTTCTGA